One stretch of Halapricum desulfuricans DNA includes these proteins:
- a CDS encoding citrate synthase/methylcitrate synthase: protein MTGVNPGLDGVAVAETRLSTMDGEAGELIIGGFPVEELADNAAFEETLYLLFRGRLPDAEELSAFRGDLAECRAIGDEVLAVLRRAAEEGKPAMDALRMGAAAANLGTGDGDPETDALRVVAAFPTIVAAYWRYRVGEEPIEPDSDLGHAANYLYMLTGERPDERAVRGLETYLNAAVDHGLNASTFTARVVVSTESDVVSAATAAVGALKGPLHGGAPGPVLDMLKEVHESSDPEAYVREKLEADERLMGFGHRIYRVRDPRAAVLEAAAEQFYDDDDDFFETITDFEDVAVELLAEYKPDRDLETNVEFYTAALLHGVGVPQELFPATFGIARVGGWMAHALEQLEDNRLIRPESRYVGEGGRSWTPIEER from the coding sequence ATGACTGGAGTCAACCCGGGTCTCGACGGCGTTGCCGTCGCAGAAACGCGCCTGAGCACGATGGACGGCGAGGCCGGCGAACTGATCATCGGGGGGTTTCCCGTCGAGGAGCTGGCCGACAACGCCGCCTTCGAGGAGACGCTGTACCTGCTCTTTCGCGGCCGGCTTCCGGACGCCGAGGAGCTGTCCGCGTTCCGCGGTGATCTGGCCGAATGCAGGGCGATCGGCGACGAGGTGCTGGCGGTGTTGCGACGGGCCGCCGAGGAGGGGAAACCAGCGATGGACGCGCTCCGGATGGGGGCCGCGGCGGCGAACCTCGGCACCGGGGACGGCGATCCCGAGACCGACGCCCTGCGGGTCGTCGCCGCGTTCCCGACGATCGTGGCGGCCTACTGGCGATACCGTGTCGGCGAGGAGCCGATCGAACCCGATTCCGACCTCGGCCACGCGGCGAACTACCTCTACATGCTGACCGGCGAGCGACCGGACGAGCGCGCGGTTCGCGGGCTGGAGACGTATCTCAACGCCGCCGTCGATCACGGCCTCAACGCCTCGACGTTCACGGCGCGCGTGGTCGTCTCGACAGAGTCGGACGTGGTTTCGGCGGCGACGGCCGCGGTCGGGGCGCTGAAGGGGCCGCTCCACGGCGGCGCGCCCGGGCCCGTGCTGGACATGCTCAAGGAGGTTCACGAGTCGAGCGACCCCGAGGCGTACGTTCGGGAGAAACTCGAGGCCGACGAGCGCCTGATGGGGTTCGGCCACCGGATCTACCGGGTGCGCGACCCCCGTGCGGCCGTCCTCGAGGCCGCCGCCGAGCAGTTCTACGATGACGACGACGATTTCTTCGAGACGATCACCGACTTCGAGGACGTCGCCGTCGAGTTGCTGGCGGAGTACAAGCCCGATCGCGACCTGGAGACCAACGTGGAGTTCTACACGGCGGCACTGTTGCATGGCGTCGGTGTCCCGCAGGAGCTGTTCCCCGCGACGTTCGGCATCGCCCGGGTCGGCGGCTGGATGGCCCACGCGCTGGAACAGCTCGAGGACAACCGCCTGATCCGCCCCGAATCGAGGTACGTCGGAGAGGGCGGGCGCTCGTGGACGCCGATCGAGGAACGTTAG